One genomic segment of Nerophis lumbriciformis linkage group LG20, RoL_Nlum_v2.1, whole genome shotgun sequence includes these proteins:
- the LOC133619661 gene encoding protein SLC31A2-like, producing the protein MQMTFEVSSNVTLLFDCWNVNSPAGMLLSVLVVMLLTVFYEVLKVWRVWLSTSTYPRHSSYAATPLSQHSDCTSVLENSHSDASLAPTEAHHSFPGNIDGWIRHGIQTLLHMLQVTLGYMLMLCVMTYNTWIFLGVIVGSTLGYFISFPLLRQH; encoded by the exons ATGACCTTCGAGGTGTCCAGTAATGTGACACTACTGTTTGACTGCTGGAATGTAAACAGCCCAGCAG GTATGTTGCTGTCCGTGCTGGTAGTCATGCTGCTGACAGTCTTCTATGAGGTGCTGAAGGTTTGGAGGGTGTGGCTTAGCACGAGCACGTATCCTCGTCATTCGTCTTACGCGGCGACCCCGCTGTCTCAGCACAGCGACTGCACCTCTGTGCTGGAAAACAGCCACTCTGATGCTTCGCTCGCACCCACAGAGGCGCACCATTCTTTCCCAGGCAACATTGACGG TTGGATCAGACACGGGATCCAGACCCTCCTCCACATGCTGCAGGTGACCTTGGGCTACATGCTGATGCTGTGCGTCATGACCTACAACACTTGGATCTTCCTGGGCGTCATTGTCGGTTCCACCCTGGGATATTTCATCTCGTTCCCTCTGCTGCGTCAGCATTGA